A single genomic interval of Salinigranum halophilum harbors:
- a CDS encoding IMPACT family protein, producing MTDGDTGDGPGTYRTVAGRGQAEFEVRGSEFIGYVSPAETVADAEAFIEAVESEHPDATHNVPSYRVPADPSKVDVLLREWCSDDGEPAGSSGKPALNVLVQRDIRNVVAVVTRYYGGTNLGVGGLARAYSRAVKDAVDDAGIVEERPHERFSAVVTYDDSGTVRGILESAGTEFEADYDEQVSFAVRVPVEEAAGLRDRLRSATSGRVELSKKRA from the coding sequence ATGACCGACGGCGACACAGGCGACGGTCCCGGGACCTACCGCACCGTCGCGGGCCGCGGACAGGCCGAGTTCGAGGTGCGCGGCTCGGAGTTCATCGGCTACGTCTCGCCCGCGGAGACGGTCGCCGACGCCGAGGCGTTCATCGAGGCGGTCGAATCGGAGCATCCCGACGCGACCCACAACGTGCCCTCGTATCGGGTGCCTGCGGACCCCTCGAAGGTGGACGTCCTCCTCAGAGAGTGGTGTTCGGACGACGGGGAGCCGGCGGGTTCCTCCGGAAAACCGGCGCTGAACGTCCTCGTCCAGCGGGATATTCGAAACGTCGTGGCGGTGGTCACCAGATACTACGGCGGGACCAATCTGGGCGTCGGCGGCCTGGCACGGGCGTACTCCCGCGCGGTCAAGGACGCCGTCGACGACGCCGGCATCGTCGAGGAGCGCCCCCACGAGCGCTTCTCGGCCGTCGTCACCTACGACGACTCGGGGACGGTGCGAGGGATTCTCGAATCCGCCGGGACCGAGTTCGAAGCCGACTACGACGAGCAGGTCTCCTTCGCGGTTCGCGTCCCCGTCGAGGAGGCGGCCGGACTCAGAGACCGACTCCGGAGCGCGACGAGCGGACGCGTCGAGTTGTCGAAAAAACGAGCGTGA
- a CDS encoding amino acid-binding protein — protein sequence MFDEIMRKFEGSPSQQAVIRLLLERGFSVNDDGRVVSGGIEIPNTGIAREIGVDRRVVDSTTDAILADPQLRRIFQNISSIPSLMDLAPVLDLTVLTVEVDDADAPGIVARVTTLIADHDISIRQTISEDPEFTDDPKLYLVTDGDIPGDLLTELSNLDFVRRVSIA from the coding sequence ATGTTCGACGAGATCATGCGGAAGTTCGAGGGGAGTCCGAGCCAGCAGGCTGTCATCCGCCTCCTGCTCGAACGCGGGTTCTCGGTGAACGACGACGGCCGGGTCGTCTCGGGGGGCATCGAGATTCCGAACACGGGTATCGCCCGCGAAATCGGCGTCGACCGCCGTGTCGTCGACTCGACCACCGACGCCATCCTCGCGGACCCCCAGCTCCGTCGCATCTTCCAGAACATCTCGTCGATTCCGAGCCTGATGGACCTCGCACCCGTCCTCGACCTCACCGTGCTCACGGTCGAAGTCGACGACGCCGACGCGCCGGGCATCGTCGCGCGCGTCACGACCCTCATCGCCGACCACGACATCTCCATCCGGCAGACCATCAGCGAGGACCCCGAGTTCACCGACGACCCCAAACTCTACCTCGTGACGGACGGCGACATCCCCGGCGATTTGCTGACCGAACTGTCGAACCTGGACTTCGTGCGGCGCGTGAGTATCGCGTAA
- the hisB gene encoding imidazoleglycerol-phosphate dehydratase HisB, with the protein MTRTAAVSRETAETSIDLTLDVDGDGECVVDTGVGFFDHMLEAFAKHGLFDLSVQCDGDLHVDDHHTVEDVAIVLGEAFVEALDDKRGIRRFADRKVPLDEAVASVVVDVSGRPHFEFDGAFSQDSVGEFTSDMARHFALSLAMNAGLTLHASVDGQNAHHEVEALFKTLARALDDATRLDERRSDTPSTKGDL; encoded by the coding sequence ATGACACGGACCGCCGCTGTCTCCCGTGAGACGGCCGAGACGAGCATCGACCTGACGCTCGACGTCGACGGCGACGGGGAGTGCGTCGTCGACACCGGCGTCGGCTTCTTCGACCACATGCTCGAAGCGTTCGCCAAGCACGGCCTCTTCGACCTGAGCGTCCAGTGCGACGGCGACCTCCACGTCGACGACCACCACACCGTCGAGGACGTCGCCATCGTCCTCGGCGAGGCGTTCGTCGAGGCGCTCGACGACAAGCGCGGCATCCGCCGCTTCGCCGACCGGAAGGTCCCGCTCGACGAGGCCGTCGCCTCGGTCGTCGTGGACGTCTCTGGTCGCCCCCACTTCGAGTTCGACGGTGCGTTCTCGCAGGACTCGGTGGGGGAGTTCACGAGCGACATGGCGCGACACTTCGCGCTCTCGCTCGCGATGAACGCCGGCCTCACCCTTCACGCCTCCGTCGACGGACAGAACGCCCACCACGAGGTCGAGGCGCTGTTCAAGACGCTCGCGCGGGCGCTCGACGACGCCACGAGGCTGGACGAGCGGCGGAGCGACACGCCGAGCACGAAAGGCGACCTCTGA
- the hisA gene encoding 1-(5-phosphoribosyl)-5-[(5-phosphoribosylamino)methylideneamino]imidazole-4-carboxamide isomerase: MFPTFEVVPAVDMQDGEVVQLVQGERGTEKRYGDPVEAARRWVDSGARTLHLVDLDGAFEGERKNAAAVEAIVDAVDVPVQLGGGIRTAADARDLLDSGVDRVILGTAAVNDPDIVADISETHPESVVVSLDAKAGEVVIEGWTEGTGIHPADAAGRYADRGAAGILFTDVDVEGQLEGVNTDAVEAVVDAVDIPVIASGGVATLSDVVSLRDAGAAAVVVGTALYEGRFTLDAAREAVE; the protein is encoded by the coding sequence ATGTTCCCGACGTTCGAGGTCGTCCCCGCTGTCGACATGCAAGACGGTGAGGTCGTCCAGCTCGTCCAGGGCGAACGCGGCACCGAGAAGCGCTACGGCGACCCGGTCGAGGCCGCCCGCCGATGGGTCGACAGCGGCGCGCGGACGCTCCACCTCGTCGACCTCGACGGTGCGTTCGAGGGCGAGCGGAAGAACGCCGCCGCGGTCGAGGCAATCGTCGATGCCGTCGACGTGCCGGTTCAACTCGGCGGCGGCATCCGAACGGCTGCCGACGCCCGCGACCTCCTCGACAGCGGCGTCGACCGCGTCATCCTCGGGACCGCGGCGGTGAACGACCCCGACATCGTCGCCGACATCTCGGAGACGCATCCGGAGAGCGTCGTCGTCTCGCTCGACGCCAAGGCGGGCGAAGTCGTCATCGAAGGGTGGACCGAGGGAACGGGCATTCACCCCGCCGACGCCGCCGGCCGCTACGCGGACCGCGGCGCCGCGGGAATCCTGTTCACCGACGTCGACGTCGAGGGCCAACTGGAGGGCGTCAACACGGACGCCGTCGAGGCCGTCGTCGACGCTGTCGACATCCCCGTCATCGCCAGCGGCGGCGTGGCGACCCTCTCGGACGTCGTCTCCCTCCGCGACGCCGGCGCGGCGGCTGTCGTCGTCGGCACCGCACTCTACGAGGGGCGGTTCACGCTCGACGCGGCGAGAGAGGCCGTCGAGTAA
- the glmM gene encoding phosphoglucosamine mutase: protein MKIFGSSGTRGVVTQELTPAFVLRVAQAAGTVWDGDRAVVSRDTRTSGEMFANAAASGLASAGLDVDRLGVTPTPAVVRYCEVEAVPAVHITASHNPPEYNGVKLVGDDGVELTVDVLEEVEEHVLGEEFDLKPWDEVGSVRHVDSANRAYVDDLLASVDREAITEAGLKVALDPGHGAGSLTSPEFFRRLGCEVVTVNATPDGHFPGRQPEPVGSHLTDLSRLVRASDADLGVAHDGDADRAVFVDETGEFIDGESSMAALAAAHLSAGDTFVSAVNVSQRVVDAVSEAGASLELTPIGSTNIITHIRALRAKGETVPVAGEGNGGVFFPNYRLVRDGAYIGGKFLELVADRPASEVVAPFSAYHAARVNVHYDSEGELTAMLEAAEAYAKRADVEPNTIDGYRLDYGDAWVLVRPSGTEPVIRIYAEARDADRAESLADEVESALLDTRDGA, encoded by the coding sequence ATGAAGATTTTCGGGTCCAGCGGGACGCGCGGGGTCGTCACCCAGGAGTTGACGCCCGCGTTCGTCCTGCGGGTGGCACAGGCCGCCGGGACCGTCTGGGACGGCGACCGCGCCGTCGTCTCCCGCGACACCCGGACCTCCGGCGAGATGTTCGCGAACGCCGCGGCCTCCGGACTGGCGAGCGCCGGACTCGACGTCGACCGCCTCGGGGTGACGCCAACGCCGGCGGTCGTCCGCTACTGCGAGGTCGAGGCGGTGCCCGCGGTGCACATCACCGCCTCGCACAACCCCCCGGAGTACAACGGTGTCAAACTCGTCGGCGACGACGGCGTGGAGCTCACTGTCGACGTCCTCGAGGAGGTCGAAGAGCACGTGCTCGGCGAGGAGTTCGACCTGAAGCCGTGGGACGAGGTCGGTTCGGTCCGCCACGTCGACTCGGCGAACCGCGCGTACGTCGACGACCTCCTCGCGTCGGTCGACCGCGAGGCGATTACCGAGGCCGGACTGAAGGTCGCGCTCGACCCCGGACACGGGGCGGGGAGCCTCACCAGCCCCGAGTTCTTCCGCCGACTGGGCTGTGAGGTCGTGACCGTGAACGCGACGCCAGACGGGCACTTCCCCGGCCGACAGCCCGAACCCGTCGGGAGCCATCTGACCGACCTCTCGCGGCTGGTTCGTGCCTCGGACGCCGACCTCGGCGTCGCCCACGACGGCGACGCCGACCGCGCGGTGTTCGTCGACGAGACCGGCGAGTTCATCGACGGCGAGTCGTCGATGGCGGCGCTCGCGGCCGCACACCTCTCGGCGGGTGACACGTTCGTCTCGGCCGTCAACGTCTCACAGCGGGTCGTAGACGCGGTTTCGGAGGCGGGCGCGTCGCTGGAACTCACGCCCATCGGGTCGACGAACATCATCACCCACATCCGCGCGCTCCGGGCGAAGGGGGAGACGGTTCCCGTCGCCGGCGAGGGCAACGGCGGCGTCTTCTTCCCCAACTATCGCCTGGTCCGCGACGGGGCGTACATCGGCGGGAAGTTCCTCGAACTCGTCGCCGACCGACCCGCGAGCGAGGTGGTCGCTCCCTTCTCGGCGTACCACGCCGCACGGGTGAACGTCCACTACGACTCGGAGGGGGAGCTGACGGCGATGCTCGAGGCCGCCGAGGCGTACGCGAAACGCGCCGACGTCGAGCCGAACACCATCGACGGGTACCGGCTCGACTACGGCGACGCGTGGGTGCTCGTCCGCCCCTCCGGGACCGAACCCGTCATCCGAATCTACGCCGAGGCGCGGGACGCCGACCGCGCGGAGTCGCTCGCCGACGAGGTCGAATCGGCGCTCCTCGACACCCGCGACGGGGCGTAG
- a CDS encoding DUF7118 family protein produces MAETVSASGVTVDDLAAARERLRQAEAAVDEYGESEARAVAEAYADALDLLSNYEDTATGSGNFAAYVEFEERFVNLVEELPDEFPTRDAFEEANELLDRRRLAVKHFEQARDLLAPAREAVEALDEREAARQHLRETRQAVRRRLSTLDDEIGRRERLLDLGAADLDAPTEQLHDPITAYNQAIADAFERFRREESVRDLLDLVGTTTAYPLVEFTAPPDSLRSYLETAPVGRESLPTVLEYAGYSQSKLDHYVDDPARFRTKVATNETYLARLDATPLTVDWPPPAAGELRRFAEELVAVVARFADESVVAQARRVRDLAFRDDYQRLRQSVVARDELTDGERDRLASGAVETELADLRAERDRLQSALDDGEP; encoded by the coding sequence ATGGCCGAGACTGTCTCCGCCAGCGGTGTCACGGTCGACGACCTCGCAGCCGCCCGTGAGCGACTCCGCCAGGCCGAAGCGGCGGTCGACGAGTACGGCGAGTCCGAGGCCCGCGCGGTCGCCGAGGCGTACGCGGACGCGCTCGACCTCCTCTCGAACTACGAGGACACGGCGACGGGGAGCGGTAACTTCGCCGCCTACGTCGAGTTCGAAGAGCGGTTCGTGAACCTCGTCGAGGAGTTACCGGACGAGTTCCCCACCCGCGACGCCTTCGAGGAAGCCAACGAACTGCTCGACCGTCGACGCCTCGCGGTGAAACACTTCGAGCAGGCACGTGACCTGCTCGCTCCCGCCCGCGAAGCCGTCGAGGCGCTCGACGAGCGCGAGGCCGCCCGCCAGCACCTCCGCGAGACGCGACAGGCGGTCCGTCGCCGACTCTCGACCCTCGACGACGAAATCGGGCGCAGGGAGCGACTCCTCGACCTCGGCGCGGCCGACCTCGACGCACCGACAGAACAGCTTCACGACCCCATCACCGCCTACAACCAGGCGATAGCAGACGCGTTCGAGCGGTTCCGCCGCGAGGAGAGCGTCCGCGACCTGCTCGACCTGGTCGGGACCACGACGGCGTATCCGCTCGTCGAGTTCACCGCCCCGCCCGACTCGCTCCGGTCGTACCTCGAGACGGCCCCCGTCGGACGCGAGTCGCTCCCGACGGTGCTGGAGTACGCCGGCTACTCGCAGTCGAAGCTCGACCACTACGTCGACGACCCCGCCCGGTTCCGGACGAAGGTCGCGACGAACGAGACGTACCTCGCCCGACTCGACGCGACGCCGTTGACGGTCGACTGGCCGCCGCCGGCCGCCGGCGAACTCCGTCGGTTCGCGGAGGAACTCGTCGCCGTCGTCGCTCGGTTCGCCGACGAATCGGTCGTGGCGCAAGCCCGCCGCGTCCGTGACCTCGCGTTCCGCGACGATTACCAGCGCCTCCGGCAGTCGGTGGTCGCCCGCGACGAACTCACCGACGGGGAGCGCGACCGACTCGCCTCGGGTGCGGTCGAGACGGAACTCGCTGACCTGCGTGCGGAGCGCGACCGTCTCCAGTCGGCGCTCGACGACGGCGAGCCCTGA
- the hisI gene encoding phosphoribosyl-AMP cyclohydrolase, with the protein MSDADAAVGDAEVGVDLDFGDDGLVPAVAQDAETGEVLMLAYATREALSRTLETGRAHYYSRSRDELWEKGGTSGHTQDVREVRVDCDGDALLYLVDQSGGACHTGYRSCFYRRADGGVVGEQVFDPDDVY; encoded by the coding sequence ATGAGTGACGCAGACGCCGCTGTTGGTGACGCCGAGGTCGGCGTCGACCTCGACTTCGGCGACGACGGACTCGTCCCGGCTGTCGCCCAGGACGCGGAGACGGGCGAGGTGTTGATGCTCGCGTACGCGACGCGAGAGGCGCTCTCGCGAACCCTCGAGACGGGTCGCGCCCACTACTACTCGCGGAGCCGCGACGAACTGTGGGAGAAGGGCGGGACGAGCGGGCACACCCAGGACGTTCGAGAGGTCCGCGTCGACTGCGACGGCGACGCCCTGCTGTATCTCGTCGACCAGTCCGGCGGGGCGTGTCACACGGGCTATCGCTCGTGTTTCTACCGCCGGGCCGACGGGGGCGTCGTCGGTGAGCAGGTGTTCGACCCCGACGACGTCTACTGA
- a CDS encoding prepilin peptidase codes for MFASAPDLLRLVAIPVLGWAALSDIRTRRVPNRLWLPLAGLGIALLLWDLLAHLPPTTFDDRLFLVQVGVSVVFVVPFSYLFWRIGGFGGADAKALIALALLLPTYPVYFLPSTALPLVEAPLGVFSFTILTNTVVVAVVYPLVIGVGNLLSGDVAPIMFFGRRIDVADLPSEHGRLFETPSGYTRGGLDLDALRMYLRWRGSSFEDLLATPHTLRDPATVDETFEPTDGRVDPTDVATDGGVAQDAAAADRRDTAVTPPAPDAETFDDPWAAEQFLDSIEGTAYGTTPEALRDGLELVSTHERVWISPGIPFLVPMFVGLLLAVSYGDVLFGLLAVLGLA; via the coding sequence ATGTTCGCATCGGCACCCGACCTCCTGCGTCTCGTCGCCATCCCCGTTCTCGGTTGGGCGGCGCTCTCTGATATCCGGACGCGGCGGGTCCCCAACCGGTTGTGGCTTCCCCTCGCCGGTCTCGGTATCGCGTTGCTCCTCTGGGACCTCCTCGCGCACCTCCCGCCCACGACCTTCGACGACCGGCTCTTTCTGGTCCAGGTCGGCGTCAGCGTCGTCTTCGTCGTCCCCTTCTCGTACCTCTTCTGGCGCATCGGCGGCTTCGGGGGTGCAGACGCGAAGGCACTCATCGCCCTCGCGCTCCTCCTTCCCACCTACCCGGTGTACTTCCTGCCCTCGACGGCCCTCCCGCTCGTCGAGGCACCACTCGGTGTGTTCTCGTTCACGATTCTGACGAACACCGTCGTCGTCGCCGTCGTCTATCCGCTCGTCATCGGCGTGGGGAACCTGCTCTCGGGCGACGTCGCTCCCATCATGTTCTTCGGGCGGCGGATCGACGTAGCCGACCTCCCGAGCGAACACGGTCGGCTGTTCGAGACGCCGAGCGGCTACACTCGTGGCGGTCTCGACCTCGACGCGCTCAGGATGTATCTCCGCTGGCGCGGCAGTTCCTTCGAGGACCTCCTCGCCACGCCCCACACCCTCCGTGACCCCGCGACCGTCGACGAGACGTTCGAGCCGACAGACGGCCGCGTCGACCCGACCGACGTGGCGACCGACGGTGGTGTCGCACAGGACGCGGCGGCGGCCGACCGACGGGACACAGCCGTGACCCCTCCCGCTCCCGACGCCGAGACGTTCGACGACCCCTGGGCGGCCGAACAGTTCCTCGACAGCATCGAGGGCACCGCCTACGGCACCACGCCGGAGGCGCTACGCGACGGCCTCGAACTCGTCTCGACGCACGAGCGCGTCTGGATCTCTCCCGGCATCCCGTTTCTGGTCCCGATGTTCGTCGGCCTCCTCCTCGCCGTCTCCTACGGCGACGTGCTGTTCGGCCTCCTCGCCGTTCTGGGACTCGCGTGA
- the fer gene encoding ferredoxin Fer, with translation MPTVEYLNYEVLDDNGWDMDDDDLFDKAADAGLSDEDYGSLEVNQGEYILEAAEAQGYDWPFSCRAGACANCAAILTKGGIDMDMQQILSDEEVDDKNVRLTCIGTPTEDEVQIVYNAKHLDYLQNRVI, from the coding sequence ATGCCCACGGTAGAATACCTCAATTACGAAGTACTCGACGACAACGGCTGGGACATGGACGACGACGACCTCTTCGACAAGGCTGCCGACGCCGGCCTCTCGGACGAGGATTACGGCTCGCTGGAGGTCAACCAGGGCGAGTACATCCTCGAGGCTGCTGAGGCCCAGGGCTACGACTGGCCCTTCTCGTGCCGCGCGGGTGCCTGTGCGAACTGTGCTGCCATCCTGACGAAGGGCGGCATCGACATGGACATGCAGCAGATCCTCTCGGACGAGGAAGTCGACGACAAGAACGTCCGTCTGACCTGCATCGGGACGCCCACCGAGGACGAGGTCCAGATCGTCTACAACGCCAAGCACCTCGACTACCTCCAGAACCGCGTCATCTAA
- a CDS encoding inorganic phosphate transporter: MVELLLLVGLGVAAFVGFNIGGSSTGVAFGPAVGSDVVSKLAAAGLMTAFALLGGWTVGREVIETMGGRIVPRDEFTLAASVGVLFFVGVALLISNAFGVPASTSMTAVGAIAGLGVATNTLNEAVMLEIVSWWIVAPVLAFWVCAVIGRYVYPYLDARLALDRSDGPLVTLDRSGVPTPALGPGTTVRELGTVLLVVGIACYMAFSAGASNVANAVAPLVGSGVLSIDAGILLAGGAIGLGAFTIARRTLDTVGNDLTELPLLAALVVETVSASFITFLSAIGIPASLAVSATMCIVGLGWGRATRTVTLGEAVRGASPELSVNALAADPGDEVAPIGEPDDTLTAHELFNPGTTGRIIFFWLLTPSVSAVTSYLLFSAVAL; this comes from the coding sequence GTGGTCGAACTGCTCCTCCTCGTCGGACTCGGGGTCGCCGCCTTCGTCGGATTCAACATCGGTGGCTCCTCGACCGGCGTCGCGTTCGGTCCCGCCGTCGGCAGCGACGTCGTCTCGAAACTCGCCGCTGCCGGCTTGATGACCGCCTTCGCGCTCCTCGGGGGCTGGACGGTCGGTCGGGAGGTCATCGAGACGATGGGCGGCCGTATCGTCCCACGCGACGAGTTCACGCTGGCGGCGAGCGTCGGCGTGCTGTTCTTCGTCGGCGTGGCGCTTCTCATCTCGAACGCCTTCGGGGTGCCGGCGTCGACGTCGATGACCGCCGTCGGCGCTATCGCCGGCCTCGGAGTCGCGACGAACACTCTCAACGAGGCCGTCATGCTCGAAATCGTCTCGTGGTGGATCGTCGCGCCCGTCCTCGCCTTCTGGGTCTGTGCTGTCATCGGCCGGTACGTCTACCCGTATCTCGACGCCCGCCTCGCGCTGGACCGTTCGGACGGCCCGCTCGTGACCCTCGACCGTTCCGGGGTTCCCACACCCGCGCTCGGCCCCGGTACGACCGTTCGCGAACTCGGGACCGTCCTGCTCGTCGTGGGTATCGCCTGCTACATGGCGTTCTCGGCGGGCGCGTCCAACGTCGCGAACGCCGTCGCACCACTCGTCGGCTCGGGCGTCCTGAGCATCGACGCGGGCATCCTCCTCGCCGGCGGTGCTATCGGCCTCGGTGCGTTCACCATCGCCCGGCGGACGCTCGACACGGTCGGGAACGACCTCACCGAACTTCCCCTCCTGGCGGCGCTCGTCGTCGAGACGGTCAGCGCGTCGTTCATCACGTTCCTCTCGGCGATCGGTATCCCGGCGAGCCTGGCGGTGTCGGCGACGATGTGCATCGTCGGCCTCGGCTGGGGTCGCGCCACCCGAACGGTCACGCTCGGCGAGGCCGTCCGCGGGGCTTCACCCGAACTCTCGGTCAACGCCCTCGCCGCCGACCCTGGCGACGAAGTCGCCCCCATCGGCGAACCCGACGACACGCTCACCGCCCACGAACTGTTCAACCCGGGGACGACCGGGCGAATCATCTTCTTTTGGCTGCTCACCCCATCGGTGTCGGCCGTGACCTCCTATTTGCTCTTCTCAGCGGTGGCGCTCTGA
- a CDS encoding inorganic phosphate transporter, with protein sequence MISLLLLVGLAVAVFVGFNVGGSNTGVAFGPAVGSGAVSKLAAGLLMTVFALLGGWTVGRRVVTTLGSNLVVGDPFTLPVSIGVLFFIGGSLFVSNVFGVPASTSMTAVGAIAGLGLAQNALATAVVLEIISWWIVAPLIAFWVSGMVGRYAYDAVEERIAVDTSDGSLLALDTDGRVPTPQLADETTPREATGVVLVVGIACFMAFSAGASNVANAIAPLVGSGQLTMNAGILLASGAIGLGAVTIARRTLDTMGEGLTELPLTAALVVAVVSATLVTALSAIGIPASFVVIATMSTVGLGWGRATRAEGALVVDADDVVEELEQEVSVGDLYRPWATLRVVALQNAVPAVATIGAYALFSVW encoded by the coding sequence GTGATTTCGCTTCTCCTGCTGGTCGGGCTCGCCGTCGCGGTCTTCGTCGGCTTCAACGTCGGCGGCTCGAACACCGGCGTCGCGTTCGGTCCCGCCGTCGGCAGTGGTGCGGTCTCGAAGCTCGCCGCCGGCCTCCTCATGACGGTCTTCGCCCTCCTCGGCGGGTGGACCGTCGGTCGACGCGTCGTCACGACGCTCGGTTCGAACCTCGTCGTCGGCGACCCCTTCACGCTCCCGGTGAGTATCGGCGTCCTCTTTTTCATCGGCGGTTCGCTCTTCGTCTCGAACGTCTTCGGGGTGCCGGCGTCGACGTCGATGACCGCCGTCGGCGCTATCGCCGGCCTCGGGCTGGCCCAGAACGCGCTTGCCACGGCTGTCGTCCTCGAGATCATCTCGTGGTGGATCGTCGCCCCGCTCATCGCGTTCTGGGTGAGCGGGATGGTCGGCCGCTACGCCTACGACGCCGTCGAGGAGCGCATCGCTGTCGACACGAGCGACGGCTCACTGCTCGCGCTCGACACCGACGGGCGGGTTCCGACGCCACAGCTCGCCGACGAGACCACGCCGCGCGAGGCGACGGGCGTCGTCCTCGTCGTGGGCATCGCCTGCTTCATGGCGTTCTCTGCGGGCGCGTCGAACGTCGCCAACGCCATCGCGCCGCTCGTCGGCTCGGGACAGCTCACGATGAACGCGGGCATCCTCCTCGCCAGCGGTGCTATCGGCCTCGGGGCGGTCACCATCGCGCGACGGACGCTCGACACGATGGGTGAGGGGCTCACCGAACTGCCGCTGACCGCGGCGCTCGTCGTCGCCGTCGTGAGCGCGACGCTCGTGACGGCGCTTTCGGCCATCGGCATCCCCGCCAGCTTCGTCGTCATCGCCACGATGAGCACCGTCGGGCTCGGCTGGGGTCGGGCGACTCGCGCCGAGGGTGCGCTCGTCGTCGACGCCGACGACGTCGTCGAGGAACTCGAGCAGGAGGTCTCGGTCGGCGACCTCTACCGACCGTGGGCGACGCTCCGCGTCGTCGCGCTCCAGAACGCCGTCCCCGCCGTCGCGACCATCGGTGCGTACGCCCTGTTTTCGGTCTGGTAA
- a CDS encoding O-acetylhomoserine aminocarboxypropyltransferase/cysteine synthase family protein, with amino-acid sequence MSDDDSQPGFNTRSLHAGQEPDAATGARAPPIYQTTSYVFDDADDAAAQFALEAEGYIYSRLMNPTLEMLQGRMASLENGIGAAVTASGMASFDLANFLLAEAGDNIVSASSLYGGTYTYLTHTVERRGVSTRFVDTLDYDAYAEAIDEDTAYVHLETIGNPALDTPDIEQVADIAHEHGAPLFVDNTFATPYLCRPLDHGADLVWDSTTKWLHGAGSTVGGALVDGGSFPWAEHAEKYSEIAKPNPAYHGVNFAERFGDAAFTYAAIARGLRDLGNQQSPFDAWVVLQKLESFPLRMEKHCENAQIVAEFLDDHPAVAWVNYPGLESHPTHDNASQYLEGGYGGMISFGLEDGYDAAKGTVNGVEVASLLANVGDAKTLVVHPASTTHQQLTEEEQEAAGVTPDMVRLSVGIENPEDILADLDEAISEATK; translated from the coding sequence ATGTCCGACGACGACTCCCAGCCAGGCTTCAACACCCGGAGCCTCCACGCCGGTCAGGAACCCGACGCCGCCACGGGTGCTCGCGCCCCACCCATCTACCAGACGACCTCCTACGTCTTCGACGACGCCGACGACGCCGCCGCGCAGTTCGCGCTCGAGGCGGAGGGGTACATCTACTCGCGGCTGATGAACCCCACACTGGAGATGCTCCAGGGCCGTATGGCCTCCCTCGAGAACGGTATCGGCGCGGCCGTCACCGCCTCCGGCATGGCCTCGTTCGACCTCGCGAACTTCCTGCTCGCCGAGGCGGGCGACAACATCGTCTCCGCCTCCTCGCTGTACGGCGGCACGTACACCTACCTCACGCACACGGTCGAACGCCGCGGCGTCTCGACGCGCTTCGTCGACACGCTCGACTACGACGCCTACGCCGAGGCGATCGACGAGGACACCGCCTACGTCCACCTCGAGACCATCGGCAACCCGGCGCTCGACACGCCCGACATCGAGCAGGTCGCCGACATCGCCCACGAACACGGCGCGCCGCTGTTCGTCGACAACACCTTCGCTACCCCCTATCTCTGCCGGCCGCTCGACCACGGTGCCGACCTCGTCTGGGACTCCACGACGAAGTGGCTCCACGGCGCGGGTTCGACGGTGGGCGGCGCGCTCGTCGACGGCGGCTCGTTCCCCTGGGCCGAACACGCGGAGAAGTACAGCGAAATCGCCAAACCGAACCCCGCGTACCACGGCGTCAACTTCGCCGAGCGATTCGGCGACGCCGCGTTCACCTACGCGGCCATCGCCCGTGGACTCCGCGACCTGGGCAATCAGCAGTCGCCGTTCGACGCCTGGGTCGTCCTCCAGAAGCTCGAATCCTTCCCGCTCCGGATGGAGAAACACTGTGAGAACGCCCAGATCGTCGCGGAGTTCCTCGACGACCACCCCGCGGTGGCCTGGGTCAACTACCCCGGGCTGGAGAGTCACCCGACCCACGACAACGCCTCGCAGTACCTCGAGGGCGGCTACGGCGGCATGATCTCCTTCGGCCTCGAGGACGGCTACGACGCGGCGAAGGGCACGGTCAACGGCGTCGAGGTCGCCTCGCTCCTCGCGAACGTCGGCGACGCCAAGACGCTCGTCGTCCACCCCGCCTCGACGACGCACCAGCAACTCACCGAGGAAGAACAGGAGGCCGCGGGTGTCACGCCCGACATGGTCCGGCTCTCCGTCGGCATCGAGAACCCCGAGGACATCCTCGCCGACCTCGACGAAGCCATCTCCGAGGCGACGAAGTAA